A stretch of Candidatus Poribacteria bacterium DNA encodes these proteins:
- a CDS encoding sulfatase-like hydrolase/transferase: MSTSDRPNILWISVEDTTPRFGCYGDPVARTPNIDRLAAGGCRFPNAFSTAGVCAPSRSAIITGMYQTSIGTHHMRTTHTNQNTPDMPTPYSAVPPPYVKTFTEYLRGAGYYCTNNSKTDYQFTPPITAWDECDNTAHWRNREAGQSFFSVFNPTVTHESGMWEREDRPLTTTTNPDDVVLPPYLPDTPKARQALARQYDNLATADARVGELLDQLEEDGLAENTIVFLWSDHGEGLPRGKRWPYDAGIRIPLIVRWPDSLSADSVSEQLVSLIDLGPTVLSLCGVQAPEHLQGQPFLGPEKIERDYIFATRDRYDESYDMVRAVRDKRYKYIRNYYPEKPYLLWIPYRNRHPIMQEMWRLHAAGELEGDQAVMFRYPRPTEELYDTENDRYELNNLVGDTGHHNVLERMRGALTQWQSEFGDMGDISEEQMVATWYPNGTQPQTAAPIFIPINAEHSGMEVAHGDGEWAAPLVLQLHCSTQGASIAYTTEQGHDARWQLYTDPLRLSEGETTVRAKAIRIGYGESEEKTIHLKVS; the protein is encoded by the coding sequence ATGAGCACATCAGATCGCCCGAACATTCTTTGGATCTCTGTAGAAGATACGACCCCACGCTTCGGTTGTTACGGGGATCCGGTCGCACGGACCCCGAATATTGACCGACTCGCTGCTGGCGGTTGTCGGTTTCCGAATGCGTTCTCGACCGCCGGTGTCTGTGCCCCGAGTCGTTCCGCAATCATTACCGGCATGTACCAGACCTCCATCGGTACACATCACATGCGCACGACGCATACGAACCAAAATACACCTGACATGCCGACCCCATATTCCGCAGTTCCGCCCCCCTATGTGAAAACCTTCACCGAATATCTCAGAGGCGCGGGTTATTACTGCACGAATAACAGCAAGACCGATTATCAGTTTACGCCACCAATCACGGCGTGGGATGAGTGTGACAACACTGCACATTGGCGAAATCGTGAAGCTGGGCAATCCTTCTTTTCGGTTTTCAATCCGACGGTTACACATGAGAGCGGTATGTGGGAACGGGAGGATCGCCCATTGACCACAACTACAAATCCAGATGATGTAGTGTTACCGCCCTATTTACCGGATACACCGAAAGCACGGCAGGCATTGGCACGTCAATACGATAACCTTGCCACTGCTGATGCACGTGTTGGTGAACTCCTCGATCAGTTAGAAGAAGATGGACTTGCGGAGAACACTATTGTTTTTCTCTGGAGTGATCACGGTGAAGGACTCCCACGCGGCAAACGGTGGCCCTATGATGCTGGTATTCGTATCCCATTGATTGTACGGTGGCCCGACTCACTTTCCGCTGATAGTGTCAGTGAGCAGCTCGTGAGTCTGATTGATCTCGGTCCAACGGTGCTCTCACTTTGCGGTGTGCAAGCCCCGGAACATCTACAGGGTCAACCCTTCCTCGGACCGGAGAAGATAGAACGCGACTATATTTTTGCGACCCGCGATCGTTATGACGAGTCTTACGATATGGTCCGTGCTGTTCGGGACAAGCGGTATAAATATATTAGAAATTATTATCCTGAAAAACCATATCTGCTCTGGATTCCTTATCGCAACCGGCATCCGATTATGCAGGAGATGTGGCGGTTGCATGCTGCAGGCGAGTTGGAGGGGGATCAGGCTGTCATGTTCCGTTACCCGCGTCCGACTGAAGAACTTTACGATACTGAAAATGACAGATATGAACTCAACAATTTGGTGGGTGATACGGGACATCACAACGTTCTGGAAAGGATGCGCGGTGCACTGACACAGTGGCAATCCGAATTCGGGGATATGGGAGATATATCCGAGGAACAGATGGTTGCGACGTGGTATCCTAACGGCACGCAACCGCAAACGGCGGCTCCGATTTTCATCCCGATCAACGCCGAGCACTCCGGTATGGAGGTAGCACATGGGGATGGTGAGTGGGCAGCCCCTCTCGTTTTGCAACTTCACTGCTCCACCCAAGGGGCATCGATTGCTTATACAACGGAGCAGGGTCATGATGCACGTTGGCAACTGTATACCGACCCACTCCGTCTATCGGAAGGCGAAACCACCGTACGCGCAAAAGCGATCCGTATCGGCTACGGTGAAAGTGAAGAGAAAACAATTCATCTCAAAGTTTCATAA
- a CDS encoding lactonase family protein → MAQQNSQDYFVYVGTYTQGDSEGIYVYRSDGATGALEYSSKMTGVENPSFLEIHPSGQYLYAVNELGEFEGEDSGAVTAFYIHKETGEISYLNQRATGGGAPCHLSVDATGKCLLVANYGGGSVTAFPIESDGRLGEASDFVQHQGSSINPQRQMEPHAHAIMIDPGNRYAFSPDLGLDKVLIYELDAENGTLTPNTQPWVRVQPGAGPRHFDFHPNGQYAYVINEIDSTFTAFRYDASAGTLAEFQTVSTLPDDFDGTSHCADIHVHPSGKFLYGSNRGHDSIAICTIDSETGMLSPIGYESTQGQTPRNFGLNPEGTFLFAANQQTDTVVTFAIDAETGELNATGAVAEVPTPVCLKMLPCG, encoded by the coding sequence ATGGCGCAACAGAACAGCCAAGACTATTTCGTTTATGTCGGGACCTACACACAAGGAGATAGCGAAGGGATTTACGTCTATCGCTCAGACGGGGCAACAGGTGCTTTAGAATATAGCAGCAAGATGACGGGCGTTGAGAATCCGTCTTTTTTGGAGATACACCCGAGTGGACAATATCTTTATGCTGTCAACGAGTTGGGCGAGTTTGAAGGCGAAGATAGTGGTGCGGTCACGGCGTTTTATATTCACAAAGAGACAGGGGAGATTAGTTATCTGAATCAACGGGCTACCGGCGGTGGTGCCCCGTGTCATCTGAGTGTGGACGCTACGGGCAAATGCCTGCTCGTGGCGAATTACGGTGGTGGGAGTGTCACGGCTTTCCCCATAGAGTCGGATGGCAGACTCGGTGAAGCCTCGGATTTTGTACAACATCAGGGATCCAGCATCAATCCGCAGCGGCAGATGGAACCTCACGCACACGCGATTATGATCGATCCAGGCAATCGTTATGCCTTTTCACCTGACTTGGGACTTGATAAAGTTCTCATCTATGAATTGGATGCGGAAAATGGAACGCTCACGCCTAATACACAACCGTGGGTACGCGTGCAACCGGGTGCGGGACCCCGACATTTCGATTTCCACCCAAACGGACAGTATGCATACGTGATTAACGAGATAGACTCTACCTTCACCGCTTTTCGGTACGACGCGAGCGCGGGAACGCTAGCTGAATTTCAGACGGTCTCCACGCTTCCTGACGATTTCGATGGCACCAGTCATTGTGCCGATATCCACGTTCACCCTTCTGGAAAATTCTTGTACGGGTCGAACCGCGGACATGATAGCATTGCGATTTGTACGATTGATTCAGAGACCGGAATGCTGAGTCCCATCGGTTATGAGTCAACGCAAGGACAAACACCGCGGAACTTCGGGTTGAACCCAGAGGGGACGTTCCTCTTTGCCGCTAACCAACAGACCGACACGGTTGTTACGTTCGCAATTGACGCTGAAACGGGTGAATTAAATGCGACAGGAGCCGTAGCAGAGGTTCCGACACCGGTCTGTTTGAAGATGCTACCGTGTGGTTAA
- a CDS encoding DUF3857 domain-containing protein, translating into MRLRRGNLLLVLSLLFIISGCTIFPKSTPTPLMVDPLVERNREWREKVEIGNTELQRQNLRAALTAYKAAIAIRPDVSEVQHKIAEIYFQLEEYENARDAFVAFLALEPRNISALNYTGYISEKLNDYAAAAEYYERVLNVSVDNLYALNHLGLAYKQLQRFDEAIEVLHRALAFDPRCERPESENLHNYLGLIYLELGEIGEAIAELRESIRLFPNDTWAREQLATLYENQARYFEAQLQYRQILEINPDSLLALTRLQALAQQNFGLTKIVDVPPVTLLNPDVEHIIANAPDASDYPDADTLVLFNHFSHDVLPTGQSRYTTHQVVKILTERGIQKYGDIAIPYQPIAQNIGVNIARTITADGTVLYPPDEAFNDATPPGLLSQNLYSDAMWKVISMVGLAPGVCIEYQVTLEDKVAGGETWITGGYNFQATEVTLETSYALQIPRAWHLQWKIANDTPNTNAQEPEVSYTENDTVVYIWRYGETPALTIEEGMPHINDVAPRLRYSSIAGWNEVYLWYKGLAKDRYTPDAKIEKKVQELTQNLTTEEAKIRAIYHFVAANIRYVGIELGQSAYQPSPAAEVFQMQYGDCKDKTTLLISMLDLVGIKAYPVLIGVSPYERIDTTLPALSQFNHMVAAIPTGSDTYIWLDPSSATCSYGDLPYNAQGRTGFLISDTHGEFVETPVFPAESNRLVSMTDMTLNSQGTVEGTIHIQTSGQYDLNTRWAYQQIQPRAVKASLATELSQQFPGIQVVWHEMSDLNQLNVPVEIRLGFHVENYATLLSKNMLMPLPIDEFGEYAEAFADDRRVYSLDFGYPTQVEKTIRIQIPEGWSATLPEDSHHTIESAEFTRQYRQVENIITYRLMFTLKNKVLPAVAYPAAKLLFTSLASEDGSHLLLNMGSYSRMSKR; encoded by the coding sequence ATGAGGCTCCGTAGAGGCAACCTACTTTTAGTTTTAAGTCTACTTTTTATCATCAGTGGATGTACTATTTTCCCAAAAAGCACACCTACTCCGTTGATGGTTGATCCACTTGTTGAACGGAATCGCGAGTGGCGAGAGAAGGTTGAGATCGGCAATACTGAATTACAACGCCAAAACTTGCGAGCTGCGCTTACGGCTTACAAAGCCGCCATTGCCATTCGTCCAGACGTAAGTGAAGTACAACACAAAATCGCTGAGATATATTTCCAACTTGAAGAGTATGAAAACGCGCGAGACGCATTTGTAGCATTTTTAGCACTGGAACCGAGAAATATTTCGGCTCTAAACTACACCGGATACATCTCTGAAAAATTGAATGACTATGCAGCCGCCGCCGAATACTATGAACGAGTCCTTAACGTTTCAGTGGATAACCTCTACGCCTTGAATCACCTCGGTTTAGCCTACAAACAGCTACAACGTTTCGACGAAGCGATTGAGGTGCTCCACAGGGCATTGGCTTTTGATCCGAGATGTGAACGACCTGAAAGCGAAAATTTACACAACTACTTGGGATTAATCTATCTGGAGCTTGGTGAAATAGGTGAAGCTATCGCAGAACTACGGGAATCGATTCGGCTATTTCCGAACGATACGTGGGCGAGAGAGCAACTCGCCACACTTTATGAGAACCAAGCACGTTATTTTGAGGCACAGCTCCAATACCGGCAGATTTTGGAAATTAACCCAGACAGTCTCCTTGCCTTAACGCGGCTCCAAGCACTCGCCCAGCAGAACTTTGGTCTGACGAAGATTGTCGATGTGCCGCCCGTTACACTTCTCAATCCCGATGTTGAACATATTATCGCAAATGCCCCAGACGCAAGCGACTATCCTGATGCTGATACCTTAGTCCTCTTCAATCATTTCAGCCACGATGTCCTACCCACTGGGCAATCCCGCTATACAACGCATCAAGTCGTTAAAATCCTCACCGAAAGAGGTATCCAAAAATACGGCGATATTGCCATTCCTTATCAACCCATAGCGCAAAACATCGGTGTTAATATAGCAAGAACAATTACTGCGGATGGCACAGTGTTGTACCCTCCCGATGAAGCGTTTAACGATGCAACACCACCTGGACTCTTGTCCCAAAATCTCTATTCCGACGCAATGTGGAAGGTTATCTCGATGGTCGGACTCGCACCGGGCGTCTGTATTGAGTATCAGGTAACACTTGAAGATAAAGTCGCTGGAGGCGAGACTTGGATCACAGGAGGATACAATTTCCAAGCAACAGAAGTTACACTTGAGACGAGTTACGCCCTTCAAATACCCAGGGCGTGGCATCTTCAATGGAAAATTGCGAACGATACGCCAAACACAAATGCGCAAGAGCCTGAGGTGTCCTACACAGAAAACGACACCGTTGTATATATTTGGCGATACGGCGAAACCCCTGCACTGACAATAGAGGAAGGCATGCCACATATTAATGACGTCGCTCCGCGCTTGCGCTACTCTTCTATTGCCGGCTGGAACGAGGTCTACTTATGGTATAAGGGACTTGCGAAAGACAGATACACGCCGGATGCTAAGATCGAGAAAAAAGTCCAGGAGTTAACCCAAAACCTGACGACAGAAGAGGCAAAGATACGCGCTATCTACCATTTTGTCGCCGCAAATATCCGTTACGTTGGCATTGAACTTGGGCAGAGCGCTTATCAACCCTCACCTGCCGCTGAAGTCTTTCAAATGCAATACGGTGATTGCAAGGATAAAACAACGCTCCTGATTTCGATGTTAGATTTGGTAGGAATCAAGGCTTATCCGGTTCTGATTGGCGTCTCACCCTACGAGCGAATTGACACGACACTCCCGGCACTTAGCCAATTTAATCACATGGTTGCCGCGATCCCTACTGGATCGGATACCTATATTTGGTTAGACCCTTCTTCGGCAACTTGTAGTTACGGGGACCTACCTTATAACGCACAAGGACGCACAGGATTTCTCATTTCCGACACACACGGTGAATTTGTGGAAACACCTGTTTTCCCAGCCGAATCCAATCGGCTTGTGAGCATGACAGATATGACCCTAAACAGCCAAGGCACTGTAGAAGGGACAATCCACATTCAGACAAGCGGTCAATACGATCTAAATACGCGGTGGGCATATCAACAGATACAGCCTCGTGCGGTGAAAGCCTCCTTGGCGACTGAACTCAGCCAACAATTTCCCGGTATCCAAGTAGTATGGCATGAGATGTCGGATCTCAATCAACTCAACGTACCCGTGGAAATTAGACTCGGTTTTCACGTTGAGAATTACGCAACACTTTTAAGCAAGAACATGTTAATGCCTTTGCCAATTGATGAATTTGGGGAATACGCTGAAGCATTCGCTGATGACCGACGCGTCTATTCATTGGACTTCGGTTATCCAACGCAAGTTGAAAAAACGATTCGTATTCAGATTCCGGAAGGATGGAGTGCCACTCTACCGGAGGACAGCCATCATACCATCGAGAGCGCGGAATTTACCCGACAGTATCGGCAGGTTGAGAATATCATCACCTACCGACTTATGTTTACCCTTAAAAATAAGGTCCTTCCAGCAGTCGCATATCCAGCGGCAAAATTGCTTTTTACTTCGCTTGCAAGTGAAGATGGCAGCCATTTGTTGCTAAATATGGGAAGTTACAGTCGCATGTCAAAACGATGA
- a CDS encoding phytanoyl-CoA dioxygenase family protein, with the protein MLCGRVSALFSSCYFALKFSYSARRPISNYTSKETKSQANFRRLPLGFQPRSITKGVTSMAPISDSLFRLSGPSQADIDSFHDNGYIAYPDVFTDDGREGLIKEITQRFEPARQFIETLRNGEEQARSYFTRPWNDRGEYSDRLIDDPFITALIRATIGDAYHFCHSALNIAPRGIGPLGYHQDHHHWKHENPVNLAERDNYYIQILYYPNGFTRGDRNLKVISGSHKVAPTKEATPERMLAGDFDREAGRKLEEKRLELPPGSMVYIDARIFHAVEAKPVDSAQLYRIFAIDIFKEAGPPHRYTQEIPAEWIERATPHRQKLFDREAYTEGCWS; encoded by the coding sequence ATGTTATGCGGTCGAGTTTCTGCATTGTTTTCCTCCTGTTATTTCGCCTTAAAGTTCTCATACAGTGCACGAAGACCTATAAGCAATTATACGTCCAAAGAAACCAAAAGTCAAGCAAATTTTCGGCGATTGCCGCTCGGCTTTCAGCCACGTTCCATTACAAAAGGAGTAACATCTATGGCACCCATATCTGATTCACTTTTCCGATTATCGGGTCCGTCGCAAGCGGATATTGACTCTTTCCATGACAATGGTTACATCGCGTATCCAGATGTGTTCACGGACGACGGTAGAGAAGGGTTGATTAAGGAAATCACGCAGCGTTTTGAACCGGCGCGCCAGTTCATTGAGACGTTACGTAACGGTGAGGAACAGGCACGCTCCTATTTTACTCGTCCATGGAACGATCGCGGTGAATACAGTGATCGACTCATTGACGATCCCTTCATTACGGCACTCATACGTGCAACCATTGGTGACGCATACCACTTCTGCCATTCTGCTCTCAACATCGCACCCCGCGGGATCGGTCCCCTTGGATACCATCAGGACCATCACCATTGGAAACATGAGAACCCCGTTAACCTCGCAGAGCGTGATAACTACTATATACAGATCTTGTACTATCCGAACGGCTTCACACGCGGGGACCGGAACCTCAAAGTTATATCGGGCAGCCACAAGGTCGCACCAACGAAAGAGGCGACACCTGAACGGATGCTCGCAGGCGATTTCGACAGAGAAGCGGGACGCAAACTGGAAGAGAAACGGCTTGAATTGCCACCGGGTAGCATGGTCTACATTGATGCTCGCATTTTTCACGCCGTGGAGGCGAAACCCGTGGATTCCGCGCAGCTTTATCGTATCTTCGCTATTGACATCTTCAAGGAAGCGGGACCACCCCATCGCTATACGCAAGAAATCCCAGCGGAATGGATAGAACGTGCCACCCCGCATCGCCAGAAGTTATTTGATCGTGAAGCGTATACAGAAGGGTGTTGGAGCTAA
- a CDS encoding arylsulfatase: MNENKKPNIVLILNDDMGFSDLGCYGGEVHTPNLDRLAAGGLRFTQFYNTARCCPSRASMLTGLHPHQTGVGHMMGDDGLEGYRGDLNDRCVTIADAVRSEGYGTYMSGKWHISRHTHADGPKHSWPCQRGFDQYYGIITGAANFWKPNTLTRDNTRIQHDELPEGYFLTDAISDEATTFIRDHTEKNSDCPFFTYVAYTAPHWPLHAHEEDIAYYNGRFAAGWDELREERLSRMQEMKILDETWQLTARDPSQPPWTDAQYKEWNQRRMEVYAAQITRMDAGIGRIINTLEETGELDNTLILFLADNGGCAEELGGPPAIRDTDSLISTETTSDGQPIYRGNDPSIMPGPETTYQSYGVPWANLSNTPFREYKHWVHEGGIATPLIAHWPEAIKSAGELRHQPGQLTDIMATCLEVSGATYPEEHNGEPILPLEGTSLVPIFDGKDNGKEVLYWEHEGNCAVRQGKWKLVCKFPGDWELYDVEAERTEINDLATQHPQKLNELVGLYRDWADRCFIYPWDQLQEKRRRQRQ; encoded by the coding sequence ATGAATGAAAATAAAAAACCGAACATTGTCCTCATCCTGAACGACGATATGGGGTTCTCTGACTTAGGGTGCTACGGCGGCGAAGTTCACACCCCAAATCTGGATCGGCTTGCCGCAGGTGGGCTAAGATTTACACAATTTTACAACACCGCACGCTGTTGTCCATCTCGGGCTTCCATGCTTACCGGGCTCCATCCGCACCAAACTGGGGTCGGGCACATGATGGGCGACGATGGATTGGAAGGCTACCGTGGTGATTTGAATGACCGTTGTGTCACGATTGCCGATGCCGTCCGTTCAGAAGGGTACGGCACCTATATGAGCGGCAAATGGCATATCTCTCGACATACTCATGCTGATGGACCCAAGCATAGTTGGCCCTGCCAGCGTGGGTTCGACCAGTACTACGGTATTATCACCGGTGCCGCAAATTTTTGGAAACCGAACACACTGACGCGCGATAACACCCGTATCCAACACGACGAACTCCCCGAAGGTTACTTCCTCACGGATGCCATCAGCGACGAAGCAACGACCTTTATCCGCGATCACACCGAGAAGAACTCCGACTGTCCGTTTTTCACCTATGTCGCTTACACTGCGCCGCATTGGCCCCTGCATGCACACGAAGAAGACATCGCTTACTACAATGGACGTTTTGCTGCGGGATGGGACGAGCTCCGAGAAGAACGACTCTCACGGATGCAGGAAATGAAAATTTTAGACGAGACATGGCAACTTACCGCACGTGATCCTTCACAGCCGCCTTGGACCGATGCACAATACAAAGAATGGAATCAGCGCCGTATGGAGGTTTACGCCGCGCAAATCACCCGCATGGATGCAGGTATCGGACGCATTATCAATACGTTGGAAGAGACGGGCGAACTCGACAACACCCTCATCCTGTTTTTAGCGGATAACGGCGGTTGTGCTGAAGAACTCGGAGGACCGCCCGCAATACGCGACACCGATTCACTCATCAGTACTGAGACGACTTCCGATGGGCAACCCATCTATCGTGGCAACGATCCGAGCATCATGCCCGGTCCCGAAACCACCTATCAAAGCTACGGGGTGCCGTGGGCGAATCTGTCCAATACGCCGTTTCGCGAATACAAACACTGGGTGCATGAAGGCGGTATCGCTACGCCGTTGATTGCCCATTGGCCAGAGGCTATAAAATCGGCAGGGGAATTGCGTCATCAACCCGGACAATTGACAGATATCATGGCGACATGCCTTGAAGTCTCAGGGGCAACCTATCCTGAAGAACATAACGGGGAGCCAATTTTACCGTTGGAGGGAACCAGTTTAGTACCGATTTTTGATGGGAAGGATAACGGTAAAGAGGTGCTTTATTGGGAACACGAAGGCAATTGTGCAGTCCGTCAAGGTAAATGGAAACTGGTCTGCAAGTTCCCCGGCGATTGGGAACTCTACGATGTGGAAGCCGAACGGACAGAAATCAACGATCTCGCGACTCAACATCCCCAAAAACTAAATGAACTTGTTGGGCTTTACCGAGACTGGGCAGATCGCTGTTTCATCTATCCGTGGGATCAACTCCAAGAGAAACGTAGACGGCAACGCCAATAG
- a CDS encoding DUF433 domain-containing protein encodes MQKLDRITFDPHVMGGKPCVRGMRVTVGMIVGLVASGCSNAEILDAYPYLEEEDIRQSLSYAAWRVQEIDVPVGP; translated from the coding sequence ATGCAGAAACTCGACCGCATAACATTCGATCCACACGTAATGGGCGGCAAACCTTGTGTCCGTGGAATGCGAGTCACCGTTGGAATGATCGTTGGTTTAGTTGCCTCTGGCTGTTCCAACGCCGAGATTTTGGATGCCTATCCTTACTTGGAAGAAGAAGATATTCGTCAATCCCTTTCTTATGCCGCGTGGCGCGTTCAAGAAATTGACGTGCCAGTGGGTCCATAA
- a CDS encoding CDP-alcohol phosphatidyltransferase family protein, with amino-acid sequence MIANLITLFRLILVFVVISLFGVHIYLDILLVGLIGLILFLDAVDGYVARRLNQTSDFGALFDIVGDRIVECIFWVYFAVVGLIPFWIPVIVIARGFFTDGLRSAAFAEGKTAFGENTMMSSKWTRALTSSRASRSIYGIMKTLAFLYLGGVIAFKNSGIFPELVIGLELAGVILSTVVVAMCLIRGLPVLVDGWKYVKG; translated from the coding sequence ATGATTGCAAATTTGATTACACTCTTCCGTCTGATATTGGTTTTTGTTGTGATCTCTCTTTTCGGAGTTCATATCTATTTAGACATTTTGCTCGTGGGACTCATCGGTTTAATCCTATTTCTTGATGCAGTTGACGGTTACGTTGCTCGACGCCTGAATCAGACTTCTGACTTCGGTGCGTTATTCGACATAGTTGGTGATCGGATCGTCGAATGTATCTTCTGGGTATACTTCGCCGTTGTTGGATTAATTCCGTTCTGGATTCCAGTTATCGTGATAGCCCGCGGTTTTTTCACAGATGGTTTGCGGAGTGCCGCTTTTGCGGAAGGCAAAACCGCCTTTGGTGAAAACACGATGATGTCCTCCAAATGGACCCGTGCGCTTACCAGTTCACGAGCGAGTCGTAGTATCTATGGTATCATGAAAACCCTCGCTTTTCTTTATCTCGGTGGGGTCATTGCCTTCAAAAACTCAGGCATCTTTCCGGAATTGGTCATCGGGTTGGAATTGGCAGGCGTGATTTTATCTACCGTGGTTGTTGCGATGTGCCTAATCCGTGGGCTCCCTGTTTTGGTTGATGGCTGGAAATACGTCAAGGGTTAA
- a CDS encoding nucleotide pyrophosphohydrolase — protein sequence MDYTLENCQKLVDDWVRTFGVRYFSELTNTTILMEEVGELARIMARQYGEQSFKENEKDLDLGEEMADILFVLICLANQTGVELEDAFKKSMEKKTRRDKERHSKNPKLLKNQESDP from the coding sequence ATGGACTATACACTTGAAAATTGCCAAAAACTTGTAGACGACTGGGTTCGCACCTTTGGAGTCCGCTATTTTTCAGAGTTAACCAATACCACTATTCTGATGGAAGAAGTCGGCGAATTAGCACGGATTATGGCACGCCAGTATGGTGAACAGAGTTTCAAGGAGAATGAAAAAGACTTGGACCTGGGTGAAGAAATGGCGGATATTCTTTTCGTACTTATCTGTCTCGCGAATCAAACGGGCGTCGAACTTGAGGATGCGTTCAAAAAGTCGATGGAAAAAAAGACACGCCGAGATAAAGAACGGCACAGCAAAAACCCTAAGCTTTTGAAAAACCAAGAATCAGACCCTTAA
- a CDS encoding sulfatase-like hydrolase/transferase translates to MSTPDRPNILWISVEDTTPRFGCYGDLIARTPNIDRLAAGGCRFPNAFSTAGVCAPSRSAIITGMYQTSIGTHHHRTTHTDPSTPDLPTPYSVVPPPYVKTFTEYLRGAGYYCTNNSKTDYQFTPPLTAWDDNSNQGHWRNRGEGQPFFSVFNPIVTHESGMWEKEDRPLTTNPDDVELPPYLPDTPKARAALARQYDNLATADARVGELLDQLEADGLAENTIVFLWSDHGEGLPRGKRWIYDAGIRIPLIVRWHEELNPGSESDQLVSLIDLGPTVLSLCGVQAPQHLQGHPFLGPQKVEREYIFATRDRLDLSYHMLRAVRDKKYKYIRNYYPEKPYLRWDPYRNTHPVMQEMWRLYAEGKLEGDQLVMFQSPCPTEELYDVENDTYELNNLAENAAHANVLKRMREALTTWQSEFGDMGNISEEQMVAKWYPNGTQPQTASPLFISINASHPGTEPAHEDGEWDAPLLLQLYCSTQGASIAYTTEQGEDVQWQLYTEPLRLPKGEIVIRAKAIRIGYKESDEKSLKLTVS, encoded by the coding sequence ATGAGCACACCAGATCGTCCGAATATCCTCTGGATATCTGTAGAGGATACAACACCGCGTTTCGGTTGCTATGGCGACCTAATCGCCCGCACTCCAAATATTGATCGCCTCGCGGCAGGCGGATGTCGGTTTCCAAATGCCTTTTCAACAGCCGGCGTCTGCGCACCCAGTCGTTCCGCTATTATCACTGGTATGTATCAGACTTCCATCGGAACACATCACCATCGGACAACACATACAGACCCAAGTACACCTGACCTACCTACGCCGTATTCTGTTGTTCCTCCACCTTATGTGAAAACCTTTACCGAATACCTGAGAGGGGCAGGCTATTATTGCACCAACAATAGTAAAACAGACTATCAGTTTACACCCCCTCTCACGGCGTGGGATGACAATAGCAATCAAGGGCACTGGCGAAATCGTGGGGAAGGGCAACCCTTTTTTTCCGTTTTTAACCCAATCGTTACACACGAAAGCGGTATGTGGGAAAAGGAAGATCGCCCACTGACCACGAATCCAGATGACGTGGAATTACCGCCTTATTTACCAGATACACCTAAAGCCCGTGCCGCATTGGCTCGACAGTACGATAACCTCGCCACTGCCGATGCCCGTGTCGGTGAACTGTTGGATCAACTGGAAGCGGATGGACTTGCGGAGAATACCATCGTCTTTCTCTGGAGCGATCACGGTGAAGGACTCCCACGTGGTAAACGGTGGATCTATGATGCGGGGATACGAATTCCGTTGATTGTGCGTTGGCACGAAGAGCTTAATCCAGGGAGTGAAAGTGATCAATTGGTGAGTTTGATTGACCTCGGTCCCACTGTGCTTTCGTTATGTGGTGTTCAAGCACCGCAACACCTGCAAGGACACCCTTTCCTTGGACCCCAAAAAGTAGAACGTGAATATATTTTTGCGACGCGCGATCGCCTTGATTTATCGTATCACATGTTGCGTGCTGTACGCGATAAAAAGTATAAATACATCCGAAATTATTATCCCGAAAAGCCGTATCTCCGCTGGGATCCTTACCGCAATACACATCCCGTGATGCAGGAGATGTGGCGACTTTATGCCGAAGGCAAATTAGAGGGAGATCAATTGGTCATGTTCCAATCACCGTGCCCTACTGAAGAACTCTACGATGTGGAAAATGACACGTATGAACTCAACAACTTAGCAGAGAATGCAGCACATGCAAATGTGCTTAAACGGATGCGAGAAGCGTTGACAACATGGCAATCGGAATTCGGGGATATGGGGAATATATCTGAAGAACAAATGGTGGCGAAGTGGTATCCTAATGGCACGCAACCGCAAACGGCATCACCACTTTTCATTTCGATTAACGCGTCTCACCCCGGCACGGAGCCTGCTCATGAAGATGGAGAATGGGACGCACCGCTGCTTCTGCAACTCTACTGTTCAACACAAGGTGCCTCAATTGCGTATACAACTGAACAAGGTGAAGACGTCCAATGGCAGTTGTATACAGAACCTTTGCGTTTACCGAAAGGTGAAATCGTTATAAGAGCAAAAGCAATTCGGATCGGTTACAAAGAGAGCGATGAAAAATCTCTAAAACTCACAGTTTCATAA